Proteins from a genomic interval of Yarrowia lipolytica chromosome 1E, complete sequence:
- a CDS encoding uncharacterized protein (Compare to YALI0E12309g, no similarity), which produces MGTLIVVATAVVFVAEMVLQARQLVYLGASHTVPPELTHMLDCVGLRKQNQLAWAELRSQFYLALLPFVEKTAIFGLGLLPWIIWASEFIQGRLRLRLSQIHAPQTLITMALSDCVNAFLASAIFYILQRISLLLHAYERDANVLQLHITKMEYLSEYTSETLQKGVVQCLIVGFAELAVSALPWKKPHMSLVFLVPLIYTATHMMVLKIHRTSPPPNAYPLMECQLRSKLENVARDLNFPNPTQIYVYHKGKPRIHVAGWTKKTTHIYIHNHLLTMHTHPEILLFVAHVLAGRLFPINTDTFPLGWMALSEYTRGVLTLLLCWNPSFHTYLGLKRWQPILLAVYIIPCIHYPIYKACQYANNYWKRSQTFQKDAGLVCLGNVHLSYYGYTLSSAYKRVSPLDGDPLWLTDLSGRSKLKERLEAIGWVPRGLAEKDTEKDTEKDKRRASW; this is translated from the coding sequence ATGGGCACTCTCATTGTGGTTGCTACCGCGGTGGTCTTTGTGGCCGAAATGGTGTTGCAGGCGCGCCAGCTCGTCTATCTGGGCGCGTCCCACACGGTGCCCCCTGAATTGACACACATGCTGGACTGTGTGGGGCTGCGCAAACAGAACCAGCTGGCGTGGGCCGAGCTGCGCAGCCAGTTCTACCTGGCACTGCTGCCGTTTGTGGAAAAAACGGCCATTTTCGGCTTAGGTCTCTTGCCCTGGATCATCTGGGCGTCCGAGTTCATCCAGGGCCGGCTCAGACTGCGATTGAGCCAAATCCACGCGCCCCAGACCCTCATTACCATGGCACTGAGCGACTGCGTCAACGCCTTTCTAGCCTCGGCCATTTTCTACATTCTCCAACGCATCTCGCTACTGCTACATGCCTACGAACGCGACGCAAACGTGCTCCAACTACACATTACAAAAATGGAATACCTGTCCGAGTACACGTCCGAAACTCTGCAAAAGGGTGTCGTTCAATGTCTCATTGTGGGGTTCGCAGAGCTCGCAGTATCGGCATTGCCCTGGAAAAAGCCCCACATGTCTCTCGTCTTCCTTGTCCCTCTGATCTACACAGCTACACACATGATGGTGCTCAAAATCCACCGCACAAGTCCGCCGCCCAATGCATATCCGCTCATGGAATGCCAGTTACGGTCCAAGCTCGAAAATGTGGCCCGTGACCTCAACTTCCCTAACCCAACACAGATCTACGTCTACCACAAGGGAAAACCACGGATTCACGTGGCAGGATGgaccaaaaaaaccacccaTATTTATATCCACAATCATCTACTAACAATGCACACACATCCGGAAATCTTGCTGTTTGTGGCCCATGTGCTAGCAGGGCGACTCTTCCCCATCAACACAGACACTTTCCCTCTGGGGTGGATGGCACTATCGGAATACACAAGAGGTGTGTTGACGCTGCTTCTGTGTTGGAATCCGTCCTTTCACACGTACCTGGGCTTGAAGAGGTGGCAACCTATCTTGTTGGCTGTATACATCATTCCCTGCATTCACTACCCCATCTACAAGGCGTGTCAGTACGCCAACAACTACTGGAAACGGTCTCAGACGTTTCAAAAGGACGCTGGACTTGTCTGTCTTGGCAATGTACACTTGTCCTACTATGGATACACGCTTTCGTCGGCCTATAAGCGCGTGTCTCCTCTGGATGGAGACCCTCTTTGGTTGACCGATCTTTCCGGTCGCTCCAAGCTGAAGGAGCGATTGGAGGCAATTGGCTGGGTTCCTCGGGGGCTGGCTGAGAAAGACACTGAGAAAGACACTGAGAAAGACAAGCGAAGGGCCTCTTGGTAG
- a CDS encoding uncharacterized protein (Compare to YALI0E12287g, some similarities with wi|NCU01858.1 Neurospora crassa NCU01858.1 hypothetical protein, similar to Saccharomyces cerevisiae CSM3 (YMR048W); ancestral locus Anc_2.612), with protein sequence MDNDYESPWGLSQLEAPADSQNIDSQPLNDDELGINTEVQVKRTRHVAKLDDTRMMDDKGLPALKHLCTKVNLKGNGHEVGDLGRLLDMYQMWSHDLFPKGQFKSLYPLTSKAGRTATVRGLRLAWIDEEQRKKQAADVATAVDELEDITDFRDRGRHFETEPRYSRQSEPPVETSVNVDNPDDLFVGMDSVDHRLVSDEDVDIQAEVSRREDDEDREQDVSELLEGARAQRDKDNSRSSGRLSLFDLGGSGSPSESDRGGSTLEGDIFGTGSLDPTPPPASETSTQAPAAQPPATQPPQAPAPTQPPSNQAPVKAPPQPMRQMDDLELDMLADFEPDFEDQEQHEPEPDPEDYEDDEAMAVMREMGL encoded by the coding sequence ATGGATAACGACTACGAATCGCCATGGGGTCTTTCGCAGCTTGAGGCGCCTGCAGACTCGCAGAATATCGATTCGCAACCTCTCAACGATGACGAGCTTGGAATCAATACTGAAGTGCAAGTCAAGAGAACCCGGCATGTGGCGAAACTAGACGATACCCGTATGATGGACGACAAGGGGCTTCCCGCTCTCAAGCATTTGTGTACCAAGGTAAATTTGAAGGGCAATGGCCACGAGGTTGGAGATCTGGGTCGACTACTGGACATGTACCAGATGTGGTCGCATGATCTGTTTCCCAAGGGCCAGTTCAAGAGCTTGTATCCTCTGACGTCCAAAGCCGGTCGAACTGCAACTGTGCGGGGACTGCGACTTGCTTGGATCGATGAGGAACAGCGTAAGAAACAGGCTGCGGATGTTGCAACTGCAGTTgatgagctggaggacATTACAGACTTCAGAGATAGGGGACGACATTTTGAAACAGAGCCTCGATACAGTAGGCAATCGGAACCCCCCGTGGAGACTTCCGTGAATGTGGACAACCCCGACGACCTGTTTGTGGGTATGGACAGTGTTGACCATCGACTGGTATCCGACGAAGATGTTGACATTCAGGCAGAGGTTAGTCGACGAgaggatgatgaagatAGAGAGCAGGACGTGAGCGAGCTATTGGAGGGAGCTCGAGCCCAGCGTGACAAGGACAATTCGAGATCGTCCGGACGACTGAGTCTATTTGATCTGGGGGGGAGTGGTAGCCCCTCTGAGAGTGATCGTGGAGGCAGTACCTTAGAAGGTGATATATTCGGCACTGGTTCTCTAGAccccactcctccacctgcATCTGAGACTTCCACGCAGGCACCTGCTGCTCAGCCACCAGCTACACAACCTCCTCAGGCACCTGCTCCAACTCAACCTCCCTCCAACCAGGCACCCGTTAAAGCGCCACCCCAGCCGATGCGACAAATGGATGATCTGGAGTTGGACATGCTGGCTGACTTTGAGCCTGATTTCGAGGACCAGGAACAACATGAACCCGAACCTGATCCTGAAGACTACGAGGATGACGAGGCAATGGCCGTCATGCGAGAAATGGGTCTTTGA
- a CDS encoding uncharacterized protein (Compare to YALI0E12243g, similar to Saccharomyces cerevisiae KAP123 (YER110C); ancestral locus Anc_7.408, similar to uniprot|P40069 Saccharomyces cerevisiae YER110c KAP123 RAN-binding protein): MDDFTVQLAQLLGQITSPKSPEDIKNASQRLQAEFYMNPQCAVSLIHIMQKHEDSGIKQLAGIEARKQIPIYWEENDQAVRNEIKNSLLQSTLAEQVALVRHTSARVVAAIGEIELGLQTWNELPQSLNTAISSGDARDREVATYIIYILLEVGAETFVTNASNILPLVSVNMAQNDAELQVTSMLCAGMISELIDSSDSNAEMFKKQVVPQMVDVLKGAMQRDDDKTLQLFEVFSTLLLIEGALVADHIGDLVQFMLEIAKRGDSDENKMAALRFLISAVRFKKRRLQALGLGPTLTNSMVEIIAQQIAEFPDEQDDDDEDEDTTRKLALRVIGYLSNELPPKQVLVPIFELLQQQPNSDAVLSALSYAIEGSPEFVATHLDPVLESVIGTLRQNPTNVSALMVLVRLAYHLHHIIGEHHATLVPLICSAMDASSSPAQFKAATSALESVLETLEQDVIAEKYLAELMPRLITMLDQAQDDSLRTTLIAAVGSAAFAAKEAFTPYAEQCINGLGQLINLENAAEMTEVELAVKGSAFDTIGAIAGAIGKEAFRPYVNTFAEKAYATLQVDLLREAGFVFFGVIAKLYGEEFGQYLPRVIPLLVEFLGQDDFGFEDEDEDDEAIGQEDDDSKFKVNSLLATQKETAFQVLGDMILATKGQFLNFLEEITDPLFSALDHFYEGIRKEALGAVWKIFHSLYSMANLPQWKPGFPADTSAYPESLSTFLQLARTKTVELLEEEDSRLVVIAICEVLVEAMKAAGPAILGDEDTLRTICSQVILVLKKEHPAQMEEEEIDAAELEQSEYDSLMLDYAFDVCAAMSESLEAHFVPIFKALFPYVQNYANSKMDEERAFGIGALAEMTVGMKSSVSEFTGEILNICIKGLTDAHLDVRSNSAFAFGVLAENSTVDLTSQYPAILQKLQRLLTKVDKQAKKNLSDDPEDNNDRCLANACGCVARMTLKAPGSVPISEVVPALVARLPLGDGQEEYVPIFGLFAALLEHNDPTIVPLKGDISNLIQEIARKDETEKILDDQVKQKLEAVMQKM; encoded by the coding sequence ATGGACGACTTCACGGTGCAACTAGCCCAGCTTCTGGGCCAAATCACGTCCCCCAAATCGCCTGAGGACATCAAAAATGCGTCTCAGCGACTGCAGGCCGAGTTCTACATGAACCCTCAGTGTGCCGTGTCTCTGATCCACATTATGCAGAAGCACGAGGACTCTGGAATCAAGCAGCTGGCTGGAATCGAGGCCCGAAAGCAGATCCCCATTTACTGGGAGGAGAACGATCAGGCCGTTCGAaacgagatcaagaacTCGCTTCTCCAGTCCACTCTGGCCGAACAGGTGGCCCTTGTACGACACACCTCTGCCCGTGTTGTGGCTGCCATTGGAGAGATTGAGCTGGGTCTGCAGACCTGGAATGAGCTCCCCCAGAGCCTCAACACCGCAATCAGCTCTGGAGACGCCCGAGATCGAGAGGTCGCTACCTACATCATCTACATTCTGCTTGAGGTGGGTGCCGAGACCTTTGTGACCAACGCCTCCAACATTCTTCCTCTGGTGTCCGTCAACATGGCTCAGAACGACGCCGAGCTGCAGGTTACCTCCATGCTGTGCGCTGGTATGATCTCAGAGCTGATTGACTCTTCCGACTCTAATGCCGAGATGTTCAAGAAGCAGGTGGTGCCCCAGATGGTCGATGTGCTCAAGGGTGCCATGCAGCgtgacgacgacaagaccctgcagctgtttgaggtCTTCTCAACCCTGCTTCTCATCGAGGGCGCTCTTGTGGCTGATCACATTGGCGACCTCGTCCAGTTCATGCTGGAGATTGCCAAGCGAGGCGACTCTGACGAGAACAAGATGGCCGCTCTACGGTTCCTGATCTCTGCCGTGCGATTCAAGAAGCGACGACTGCAGGCTCTGGGTCTTGGGCCCACTCTCACCAACTCCATGGTCGAGATCATTGCACAGCAGATTGCCGAGTTCCCCGACGAGcaggacgacgatgatgaagatgaggatACTACCCGAAAGCTTGCTCTGCGAGTCATTGGTTATCTGTCCAACGAGCTGCCTCCCAAGCAGGTGCTTGTCCCCATCTTTGagcttctgcagcagcagcccaaCTCGGACGCTGTGCTTTCTGCTCTCTCCTACGCCATTGAGGGATCTCCCGAGTTCGTGGCCACTCACCTGGACCCCGTTCTCGAGTCTGTCATTGGCACTCTCCGACAGAACCCCACCAACGTGTCTGCTCTGATGGTTCTTGTCCGTCTGGCCTACCACCTGCACCACATTATTGGTGAGCACCACGCTACTCTGGTGCCTCTAATTTGCTCTGCTATGGATGCCTCTTCTTCCCCCGCTCAGTTCAAGGCTGCCACCTCTGCCCTGGAGTCTGTGCTTGAGACTCTCGAGCAGGACGTCATCGCCGAGAAGTACCTGGCCGAGCTCATGCCCCGTCTCATCACCATGCTGGACCAGGCCCAGGACGACTCTCTGCGAACTACTCTGATCGCTGCTGTTGGTTCCGCTGCTTTCGCTGCGAAGGAGGCCTTCACTCCCTACGCCGAGCAGTGCATCAACggtcttggccagcttATCAACCTCGAGAATGCCGCTGAGATGACCGAGGTCGAGCTCGCCGTCAAGGGCTCCGCCTTTGACACTATCGGCGCGATTGCCGGCGCTATTGGCAAGGAGGCCTTCCGACCCTACGTCAACACCTTTGCCGAGAAGGCCTATGCTACTCTGCAGGTGGATCTGCTGCGAGAGGCCGGCTTTGTTTTCTTTGGCGTCATTGCCAAGCTGTACGGCGAGGAGTTTGGCCAGTACCTTCCTCGAGTTATTCCTCTGCTTGTCGAGTTCCTGGGACAGGACGACTTCGGCTttgaggatgaggatgaggatgatgaggCTATTGGAcaggaggacgacgactccaagttcaaggTCAACTCGCTGCTGGCTACCCAGAAGGAGACCGCTTTCCAGGTGCTTGGCGACATGATCCTCGCCACCAAGGGCCAGTTCCTCAACttcctggaggagatcaCCGATCCCCTGTTCTCTGCTCTCGACCACTTTTACGAGGGTATTCGAAAGGAGGCTCTGGGCGCCGTGTGGAAGATTTTCCACTCTCTCTACAGCATGGCCAACCTTCCCCAATGGAAGCCCGGTTTCCCCGCGGACACCTCGGCCTACCCCGAGTCTCTGTCCACCTTCCTGCAGCTTGCTCGAACCAAGACCgtcgagcttctggaggaggaggactctCGACTGGTGGTAATTGCCATCTGCGAGGTGCTTGTTGAGGCCATGAAGGCCGCTGGACCCGCCATTCTCGGCGACGAGGACACCCTGCGAACCATTTGCTCCCAGGTGATCCTtgtgctcaagaaggagcacCCCGCccagatggaggaggaggagattgacgcTGCCGAGCTCGAGCAGTCCGAGTACGACTCCCTCATGCTGGACTACGCCTTTGACGTGTGCGCAGCCATGTCTGAGTCTCTCGAGGCTCACTTTGTGCCCATCTTCAAGGCTCTATTCCCTTACGTGCAGAACTACGCCAACTCCAAGATGGATGAGGAGCGAGCCTTTGGCATTGGTGCTCTGGCCGAGATGACTGTCGGCATGAAGTCCTCCGTCTCCGAGTTCACCGGCGAGATTCTCAACATCTGCATCAAGGGTCTCACCGACGCCCATCTCGATGTGCGATCCAACTCCGCATTTGCATTTGGTGTGTTGGCCGAGAACTCTACTGTCGACCTCACTTCTCAGTACCCTGCcatcctccagaagctgcagcGCCTGCTCACCAAGGTCGACAagcaggccaagaagaacctgTCGGACGACCCCGAGGACAACAACGACCGATGTCTGGCCAACGCCTGCGGTTGTGTCGCTCGAATGACCCTCAAGGCTCCCGGCTCCGTACCCATCAGCGAGGTGGTGCCTGCCCTGGTGGCTCGTCTGCCTCTGGGCGACGGCCAGGAGGAGTATGTGCCCATTTTTGGCCTGTTTGCCGCTCTGCTGGAGCACAACGACCCCACTATTGTGCCTCTCAAGGGTGACATCTCCAATCTGATTCAGGAGATTGCCCGAAAGGACGAGACAGAGAAGATCCTGGACGACCAGGtcaagcagaagctggaggcAGTGATGCAGAAGATGTAG
- a CDS encoding uncharacterized protein (Compare to YALI0E12276g, gnl|GLV|YALI0E12276g [Yarrowia lipolytica] similar to uniprot|Q06537 Saccharomyces cerevisiae Ypr153wp (YPR153W), similar to Saccharomyces cerevisiae YPR153W; ancestral locus Anc_3.500), with protein MVLLISSTYSVPIGYKVPPFPSLYWPAGSSERLYEVSSLYYTYDIWRFTVLWTIILFCCFHFIAGMWASLVKRDFKNGLIIMFLYIGIAGIEAIVSGTIVGLIITGVYRAGLCSVSTWIPLVWAVVQILWMVFTSYSMMNVFL; from the exons ATGGT ACTTCTGATATCGTCGACGTACAGCGTCCCGATCGGATACAAAGTACCACCATTTCCGTCTCTTTACTGGCCCGCAGGATCGTCAGAACGACTTTATGAAGTCTCGTCATTATATTACACATATGACATTTGGCGGTTCACGGTTCTGTGGACCATCATTctgttctgctgcttccacTTTATTGCGGGAATGTGGGCGTCGCTGGTGAAACGCGACTTCAAAAACGGACTCATAATCATGTTTCTGTACATTGGCATTGCCGGAATTGAGGCAATAGTTAGCGGGACTATTGTGGGACTCATTATCACGGGAGTCTATCGAGCGGGTCTGTGCAGTGTTAGTACATGGATTCCACTCGTTTGGGCGGTGGTCCAGATTCTCTGGATGGTCTTCACCAGCTATTCCATGATGAACGTCTTTCTTTGA
- a CDS encoding uncharacterized protein (Compare to YALI0E12331g, similar to uniprot|Q6C808 Yarrowia lipolytica YALI0D23771g), producing the protein MGIKGYFSTMRERFTPLTLDQIGKGVVFVDGHIMAHQIANMVDPGSRYDMRGVAMKLEELFNCWIGQHKWDIQLVLFDGLVPTDKMDGRRKRAMESLPTALHAQSLALTVLCGALCLDTIQSKFPNVPCLVSPGEADRDLACLVFNYAKLNSNKAVHIISNDSGFCAFDFPENVHVVNTLVGGLENSVLYALPVSRTVANWIGVKPTLLAYSVMKHSGKGPSQAKKYEEEEGYLEFSQQQQQLLAKASYSSVGEYLAEPVTRRAYQIFGQQHDELLMHTAANAWIEYGYGYVLLPVMCEPKEFEYAFDAGRRWRSVAYEICAQRLMQVFPEKDFVTSHVREFVRIGETLGEMDVPITDHERARYNKTGSHYQLFQKEELLRAVKTWKTSDLINAIWIEIMATSPNVRNTKLEFDAHHMRDRVVKYLKEAWNDEGVFALRRYSRKERKLMARKSCAMEATDRRFYNKLLACFQSLRMLQAVGVTFPVDVHLFDLDGTRWMSMTKSK; encoded by the coding sequence ATGGGAATCAAAGGCTACTTTAGCACTATGAGAGAGCGGTTCACGCCGCTGACGTTGGACCAGATCGGCAAAGGTGTTGTCTTCGTGGACGGGCACATCATGGCCCACCAAATCGCCAACATGGTTGATCCAGGCAGCCGTTACGACATGCGTGGCGTGGCCATGaagttggaggagctctTCAACTGTTGGATCGGCCAACACAAATGGGATATTCAGCTCGTGCTGTTTGACGGCCTGGTGCCCACAGACAAAATGGACGGCAGACGCAAACGGGCCATGGAGTCCCTCCCCACGGCTCTGCATGCCCAGAGTCTCGCTCTGACCGTTCTTTGTGGAGCTCTGTGTCTCGATACGATCCAGTCCAAGTTCCCAAATGTCCCGTGCTTGGTGTCTCCAGGCGAGGCAGACCGGGATCTGGCCTGTCTGGTCTTCAACTACGCCAAACTGaactccaacaaggccgttcacatcatctccaacgaCTCAGGTTTCTGCGCGTTCGACTTTCCGGAAAACGTGCACGTTGTCAACACCCTGGTAGGAGGGTTGGAGAACTCGGTTCTGTATGCCCTACCAGTCTCACGAACAGTCGCCAACTGGATCGGAGTCAAACCTACCCTACTGGCATACTCTGTCATGAAACACAGTGGAAAGGGACCTTCACAAGCGAAAaagtacgaggaggaagaggggTACCTAGAGTTTtcacaacagcaacaacagctgCTAGCCAAGGCCAGTTACTCATCTGTAGGCGAATATCTCGCCGAACCTGTCACTCGAAGAGCATACCAGATCTTTGGCCAACAGCACGACGAGTTGTTAATGCATACAGCTGCGAACGCATGGATCGAGTATGGATACGGATACGTGCTGCTACCCGTCATGTGTgagcccaaggagtttgagtATGCCTTTGACGCTGGACGAAGGTGGCGATCTGTGGCGTACGAGATCTGTGCCCAGAGACTGATGCAGGTGTTCCCCGAAAAGGACTTTGTGACATCTCATGTGCGTGAGTTTGTGCGGATTGGAGAAACGTTAGGAGAGATGGACGTGCCTATTACCGACCACGAGAGAGCAAGATACAACAAGACCGGTTCACATTACCAGCTGTTCCAAAAGGAGGAGCTTTTGCGAGCGGTCAAGACGTGGAAGACTTCGGATCTGATCAACGCCATTTGGATAGAAATCATGGCCACGTCTCCCAACGTCCGAAACACCAAACTTGAATTTGACGCCCATCACATGAGGGATAGGGTGGTCAAGTACTTGAAGGAAGCATGGAACGACGAGGGAGTGTTTGCTCTGCGAAGGTACTCACGAAAGGAGCGTAAGTTGATGGCCCGCAAGTCGTGCGCAATGGAAGCAACGGATCGTCGGTTCTACAACAAGCTGTTGGCCTGTTTCCAGAGCTTGCGAATGCTTCAAGCTGTGGGAGTCACGTTCCCAGTCGATGTTCATTTGTTTGATCTTGATGGAACTCGATGGATGTCTATGACCAAGTCGAAGTGA
- a CDS encoding mitochondrial 54S ribosomal protein uL23m (Compare to YALI0E12353g, similar to Saccharomyces cerevisiae MRP20 (YDR405W); ancestral locus Anc_5.498, weakly similar to uniprot|P32387 Saccharomyces cerevisiae YDR405w MRP20 60S ribosomal protein L41 mitochondrial [Precursor]) has product MRLSGVSRFGATVAKLQRPTITLPTKQASGIDANKYKGGLPLHRPLNQEERVAKLEQGIESGDAHFALGKREVWFPKEQVILVRPNAKLTPYQASFLTPLHMNKMELRDYLYNVYGLRALNVRSVVFPAAFERENPTRPRYRKRMIKKMTIEMEEPFVWPEDTDGFLAKMEESARETKKLMDEVTGLDSLGSSRDRPSTAFGGIMGPYKKAGSPFVAQKVASKLGGSKRREAEAEAQQEKMRNIAFYLAKNKQAGIPQPKTN; this is encoded by the coding sequence ATGCGACTTTCCGGGGTGTCTCGATTCGGCGCAACGGTCGCCAAGTTACAGCGACCTACCATCACTCTGCCCACCAAGCAGGCCTCCGGCATCGACgccaacaagtacaagggcGGGCTGCCTCTGCATCGACCCTTGAACCAGGAAGAGCGAGTTGCCAAGCTGGAGCAGGGCATCGAGTCTGGCGACGCCCATTTCGCGCTGGGTAAGCGGGAGGTGTGGTTCCCTAAGGAGCAGGTTATTCTTGTGCGACCCAATGCCAAGCTGACCCCCTACCAGGCGTCCTTTCTCACTCCTCTGCACATGAACAAGATGGAACTGCGAGACTACCTGTACAACGTCTACGGTCTGCGAGCGCTCAACGTGCGGTCCGTGGTTTTCCCCGCCGCATTTGAGCGAGAAAACCCCACCCGACCCCGATACCGAAAGCGAATGATCAAGAAGATGACTattgagatggaggagcccTTTGTGTGGCCCGAGGACACTGACGGCTTTCTGgccaagatggaggagtcgGCAAGagagaccaagaagctcatGGACGAGGTCACCGGCCTTGATTCCCTTGGGTCCAGTCGAGATCGACCCTCTACTGCCTTTGGGGGAATTATGGGCCCCTACAAGAAGGCCGGATCACCTTTCGTGGCCCAGAAGGTGGCATCCAAGCTTGGCGGCTCCAAGCGACGagaggccgaggccgaggctcagcaggagaagatgcGAAACATCGCCTTCTACctggccaagaacaagcagGCTGGCATTCCCCAGCCTAAGACAAACTAG